A part of Loxodonta africana isolate mLoxAfr1 chromosome 11, mLoxAfr1.hap2, whole genome shotgun sequence genomic DNA contains:
- the C5AR1 gene encoding C5a anaphylatoxin chemotactic receptor 1 isoform X2 produces MFLLAAVESAPELWGPRAQQTRYYLVLSHSHDQLQDPMNSSSYEYPDDYGNNLDADQPVDGPSKPLKIQTLDAIALLIFTLVFLVGVPGNAVVVWVTGSEAKRTVNAVWFLNLAAADLLSCLALPVLFTSIILHSHWPFGKAACRILPSLILLNMYASILLLATISADRFLLVFNPIWCQNFRGTRLAWAACGVAWVLALLLTIPSFLYRVVHFEHFPPKSVCGLNYGTDKYKEVTVASFRLIVGFLCPLIILSVCYTFLLLRTWSRRATRSMKTLKVVVAVVSSFFVFWLPYQVTGMLLALHSNDSETFKLVKTMDALCVSLAYINCCINPIIYVVAGKGFHTLCRKSFRSMLRNVLTEESTGRDSKSFTRSTVDTVTDKTEAV; encoded by the coding sequence GATCCCATGAACAGTTCAAGCTATGAGTACCCTGACGATTATGGCAACAACCTGGATGCCGATCAACCTGTGGACGGGCCTTCCAAACCCCTCAAGATCCAAACTCTAGACGCGATCGCTCTTCTCATCTTCACTCTCGTTTTCCTGGTGGGAGTGCCGGGCAATGCCGTGGTGGTCTGGGTGACAGGGTCCGAGGCCAAGCGGACCGTCAATGCCGTCTGGTTTCTCAACCTGGCCGCGGCTGACCTCCTCTCCTGCCTGGCACTGCCTGTCTTGTTTACCTCCATCATCCTGCACAGCCACTGGCCCTTCGGGAAGGCTGCCTGCCGCATCCTGCCCTCCCTCATCCTGCTCAACATGTATGCCAGCATCTTGCTCCTGGCCACCATCAGCGCCGACCGCTTTCTGCTGGTGTTCAATCCCATCTGGTGCCAGAACTTCCGAGGGACTCGCCTGGCCTGGGCGGCCTGTGGAGTGGCCTGGGTCCTGGCCCTGCTACTGACCATCCCTTCTTTCCTATACCGGGTGGTGCACTTTGAGCACTTCCCACCAAAGTCCGTATGTGGCCTCAACTATGGCACCGACAAATATAAGGAGGTCACCGTGGCCAGCTTTCGGCTGATTGTGGGGTTCCTGTGCCCGTTAATCATCCTTTCGGTCTGCTACACCTTCCTTTTGCTGCGCACGTGGAGCCGAAGGGCCACGCGGTCTATGAAGACGCTCAaggtggtggtggctgtggtcAGCAGTTTCTTTGTCTTCTGGTTGCCCTACCAGGTGACCGGGATGTTACTGGCCTTGCACTCCAATGATTCTGAAACCTTCAAACTAGTGAAGACGATGGACGCCCTGTGCGTCTCCTTGGCCTACATCAACTGCTGTATCAACCCCATCATCTACGTAGTTGCCGGGAAGGGCTTCCATACCCTGTGCCGCAAATCCTTCCGCTCCATGCTACGGAATGTGTTGACTGAGGAGTCCACGGGCAGGGATAGCAAGTCCTTCACACGCTCTACAGTGGACACCGTGACCGATAAGACTGAGGCGGTGTAA